The Petropleomorpha daqingensis genome includes a window with the following:
- a CDS encoding MIP/aquaporin family protein, whose product MSPTLVRSVIAEFVGTLLLVFLAVGAAVSGVTGRGLVSGVVGVALAFGLVLLALAYAIGPVSGCHINPAVTLGVLLSRGMTSREAGYYWVAQFAGGIAGAALLKLMTSGFGDVTDTTGSLGSNNWGANISGPGAFLLEVLITMVLVTVVLLVTGRSATPGFAGLAIGLTLTVVHLFAIPLDGTSVNPARSLGPALFAGGDSLKHVWLFIVAPLIGAVVAVGLVRLITPPVVTEVALRDEAGVDTTGAQVPAETEGVPTARHGADDGYEVEVVAVEVEERRPPTG is encoded by the coding sequence GTGTCTCCCACGCTCGTCCGCTCGGTGATCGCCGAGTTCGTCGGGACCCTGCTCCTCGTCTTCCTCGCCGTCGGCGCGGCCGTCTCCGGGGTGACCGGCCGCGGCCTCGTCTCCGGTGTCGTCGGCGTCGCGCTCGCCTTCGGCCTGGTGCTGCTCGCGCTGGCCTACGCGATCGGCCCCGTCTCCGGCTGCCACATCAACCCGGCCGTCACCCTGGGCGTCCTGCTCTCGCGCGGCATGACCTCGCGGGAGGCCGGCTACTACTGGGTGGCCCAGTTCGCCGGCGGCATCGCCGGCGCGGCGCTGCTCAAGCTGATGACCAGCGGGTTCGGGGACGTCACCGACACGACCGGTTCGCTCGGCTCGAACAACTGGGGCGCGAACATCAGCGGTCCGGGTGCGTTCCTGCTCGAGGTGCTGATCACGATGGTGCTGGTGACCGTGGTCCTGCTGGTCACCGGCCGCTCGGCCACGCCGGGCTTCGCCGGCCTGGCCATCGGCCTGACCCTCACCGTGGTGCACCTGTTCGCCATCCCGCTGGACGGGACGTCGGTCAACCCCGCCCGCTCGCTGGGCCCTGCGCTGTTCGCGGGCGGCGACTCGCTCAAGCACGTGTGGCTGTTCATCGTCGCGCCGCTGATCGGTGCGGTGGTCGCGGTCGGGCTGGTCCGGCTGATCACCCCGCCGGTGGTCACCGAGGTGGCCCTGCGCGACGAGGCGGGCGTCGACACCACCGGTGCGCAGGTGCCGGCCGAGACGGAGGGCGTCCCGACCGCCCGGCACGGGGCGGACGACGGGTACGAGGTCGAGGTCGTCGCGGTCGAGGTGGAGGAGCGCCGGCCCCCGACCGGGTGA
- a CDS encoding CDGSH iron-sulfur domain-containing protein: MSEPALEPLDDDHPAAATITPYRDGPLIVRGDFRLVDQDGVEIDPGRATIALCRCGKSGIKPFCDGSHKRSGFSAPSAPSRPRPAARILREAGEETS, from the coding sequence GTGTCCGAACCCGCCCTCGAGCCCCTGGACGACGACCACCCGGCCGCCGCCACGATCACGCCCTACCGCGACGGTCCGCTGATCGTCCGCGGCGACTTCCGGCTGGTCGACCAGGACGGCGTCGAGATCGACCCGGGCCGCGCGACGATCGCGCTGTGCCGGTGCGGGAAGTCCGGCATCAAGCCCTTCTGCGACGGCAGCCACAAGCGGTCGGGGTTCTCCGCGCCGAGTGCGCCGTCGCGCCCGCGGCCCGCTGCCCGGATCCTGCGCGAGGCCGGCGAGGAGACGAGCTAG
- a CDS encoding methyl-accepting chemotaxis protein yields MLRRSAPTTPPPLQPEQMPRDVEALEHVIGLLLDTRVSDARQAVELITRGLVEFVGMAYGGVWWPCGENRFRLEWETGELAPAMSARWHAETELDEQAGYGGQALRDRKPVLLSGEPVRGRCLRWETAHAAGALQGCFLPILENGRVVAIIEYYSRGELPFFGGRKTKWDVIGRILGHARATALAQAQLQENLDDRVAVTTVVAKVGEARNEEEALRVALDTVRTAFGWAYGSFWALDQAERVLRFGQESGSAGEEFRKVTLEASFAEGVGLSGRAWRSRDLVFVRDLAEVPDCVRAPAAQRAGVKSGVCFPITAGGTVIGTMDFFVTETIELSESRASALRNVQTLVSQRLDVLRRTTEDAVNAQALLETVSRLRDAAAAAGRVAERAVEQASTMTTEVESLGQASGAIGEVIQVISAIADQTNLLALNATIEAARAGELGKGFAVVASEVKELARETNKATQRVTDQIVSLQASSESVSAGIHTTSEIVGELDAVQARIGEALEEQVTMAARFEHRG; encoded by the coding sequence ATGCTGCGCCGCTCGGCTCCGACCACTCCCCCACCCCTGCAGCCGGAGCAGATGCCGCGCGACGTCGAGGCCCTCGAGCACGTCATCGGGCTCCTGCTCGACACCCGGGTCTCCGACGCCCGCCAGGCCGTCGAGCTCATCACCCGGGGGCTCGTCGAGTTCGTCGGCATGGCCTACGGCGGTGTCTGGTGGCCGTGCGGGGAGAACCGGTTCCGCCTGGAGTGGGAGACCGGTGAGCTCGCCCCGGCCATGAGCGCGCGCTGGCACGCCGAGACCGAGCTCGACGAGCAGGCCGGCTACGGCGGGCAGGCGCTGCGCGACCGGAAGCCGGTCCTGCTCAGCGGGGAGCCGGTCCGCGGCCGCTGCCTGCGCTGGGAGACCGCGCACGCCGCGGGCGCCCTGCAGGGCTGCTTCCTGCCGATCCTCGAGAACGGCCGCGTCGTCGCGATCATCGAGTACTACAGCCGCGGCGAGCTGCCCTTCTTCGGCGGCCGCAAGACGAAGTGGGACGTGATCGGGCGGATCCTCGGCCACGCCCGCGCGACCGCGCTCGCCCAGGCGCAGCTGCAGGAGAACCTCGACGACCGGGTCGCCGTCACCACCGTCGTCGCCAAGGTCGGCGAGGCGCGCAACGAGGAGGAGGCGCTGCGGGTCGCGCTCGACACCGTCCGGACGGCGTTCGGCTGGGCCTACGGCTCCTTCTGGGCGCTCGACCAGGCCGAGCGGGTGCTGCGGTTCGGCCAGGAGTCCGGCTCGGCCGGCGAGGAGTTCCGGAAGGTGACCCTCGAGGCGAGCTTCGCCGAGGGCGTGGGCCTGTCCGGACGGGCGTGGCGCAGCCGCGACCTGGTGTTCGTCCGCGACCTCGCCGAGGTTCCCGACTGCGTGCGCGCACCCGCCGCGCAGCGGGCCGGCGTCAAGTCCGGCGTCTGCTTCCCGATCACCGCCGGCGGCACGGTCATCGGCACGATGGACTTCTTCGTCACCGAGACGATCGAGCTGTCCGAGTCGCGCGCCTCCGCGCTGCGCAACGTGCAGACCCTGGTCTCGCAGCGGCTCGACGTGCTGCGCCGGACCACGGAGGACGCGGTCAACGCCCAGGCGCTGCTGGAGACGGTCTCGCGGCTGCGCGACGCGGCCGCCGCGGCCGGGCGGGTGGCCGAGCGAGCCGTCGAGCAGGCCTCCACGATGACGACGGAGGTCGAGTCCCTCGGCCAGGCGTCGGGGGCGATCGGCGAGGTCATCCAGGTCATCTCCGCCATCGCCGACCAGACGAACCTGCTCGCGCTCAACGCCACCATCGAGGCGGCCCGCGCCGGCGAGCTGGGCAAGGGCTTCGCCGTCGTGGCCAGCGAGGTCAAGGAGCTGGCGCGGGAGACGAACAAGGCCACCCAGCGCGTCACCGACCAGATCGTGTCGCTGCAGGCCAGCAGCGAGTCGGTGTCGGCGGGCATCCACACGACCAGCGAGATCGTCGGCGAGCTCGACGCCGTCCAGGCCCGGATCGGCGAGGCGCTCGAGGAGCAGGTGACCATGGCCGCCCGCTTCGAGCACCGCGGCTGA
- a CDS encoding iron-containing redox enzyme family protein, giving the protein MHLPEPRGPLSAALFADLTSGTSLSPDTLAQAERTAAASSDVLADDDLQLSLAVCYELHYRGFDDVDEGWEWEPDLLRLRALLEHRHTEALRALVGPLEATDEAIDQQLAALIAADDSPSLSSFMAKQGTLEQFREYLAVRSVYHLKEGDPHTFAVPRLSGRAKSAMVEIQADEYGGGSAERMHSRLFAGMMADLGLDDGYGALWDDAPAIAFASVNTMSLFGLHRRWRGAALGHLACVEMTSSEPSRRYSAGLRRLGFDGRTTVFYDEHVEADAVHEQIAAVDMCGSLVAETPALAADVLFGAACSLAVDGVAARVLLEAWTSGRSALRGARPVAA; this is encoded by the coding sequence ATGCACCTGCCCGAGCCTCGGGGCCCGCTGAGCGCCGCGCTGTTCGCCGATCTGACGAGCGGTACGTCCCTGTCCCCTGACACGCTCGCCCAGGCCGAGCGCACCGCGGCCGCGTCGTCCGACGTGCTCGCCGACGACGACCTCCAGCTGAGCCTGGCCGTCTGCTACGAGCTGCACTACCGCGGGTTCGACGACGTCGACGAGGGCTGGGAGTGGGAGCCGGACCTGCTGCGGCTGCGGGCGCTGCTCGAGCACCGGCACACCGAGGCGCTGCGCGCGCTGGTCGGCCCGCTCGAGGCCACCGACGAGGCGATCGACCAGCAGCTGGCCGCGCTCATCGCCGCCGACGACTCGCCCTCGCTGTCGTCCTTCATGGCCAAGCAGGGCACGCTCGAGCAGTTCCGGGAGTACCTCGCCGTCCGCTCGGTGTACCACCTCAAGGAGGGCGACCCGCACACCTTCGCCGTCCCCCGGCTGTCCGGCCGGGCGAAGTCGGCCATGGTCGAGATCCAGGCCGACGAGTACGGCGGTGGCTCGGCCGAGCGCATGCACAGCCGGCTGTTCGCCGGGATGATGGCCGACCTCGGTCTGGACGACGGGTACGGCGCGCTGTGGGACGACGCCCCGGCGATCGCGTTCGCCTCGGTCAACACGATGTCGCTGTTCGGCCTGCACCGGCGCTGGCGGGGTGCCGCGCTGGGCCACCTCGCCTGCGTCGAGATGACGTCGTCCGAGCCGAGCCGGCGCTACTCGGCGGGGCTGCGGCGGCTGGGCTTCGACGGGCGCACCACCGTCTTCTACGACGAGCACGTGGAGGCCGACGCCGTCCACGAGCAGATCGCGGCGGTCGACATGTGCGGCTCGCTGGTCGCCGAGACCCCCGCGCTCGCGGCTGACGTGCTGTTCGGCGCCGCCTGCTCCCTGGCCGTGGACGGCGTCGCGGCACGGGTCCTGCTGGAGGCGTGGACGTCCGGCCGCTCGGCCCTGCGCGGTGCGCGACCCGTAGCGGCCTGA
- a CDS encoding MFS transporter, protein MTTTREAPAPGVIRSLIPARIDRLPWSPFHTRMVIALGVAWILDGLEITVASAVVDKLTEADTLHLSTGQAGFIATIYLIGEVVGALFFGQLSDKLGRKKLFVITLAVYLVGSGLTALTIGNGVGWIVFLYATRFISGMGIGGEYAAINSAIDELIPARYRGRVDIAVNGTYWAGAILGTLGTFIFLNVMSPSVGWRLAFLLGPVLGLVIIFVRRHLPESPRWQVMHGHAEEAERSISYIEHEVEQGGRQLERVPDDKAIDLVPAEKIGYFALARVLFKEFPSRSIYGATLMITQSFLYNAIFFTYTLVLGNFYGVDSNKAPLFLIAFAVGNLAGPLTLGHLFDTIGRKKMIAGTYIISGALLALTAFLFRADVLNATTQTIAWCVIFYFASAGASSAYLTVSEIFPQEVRAKAIAVFFAIAQCFGALGPWLYGHLIGDGTDRIPLFYGYLLGAGVMVLGGLVAAFIGVSAEGKSLEDVATPFAARRGSTRAEGAASPRYQS, encoded by the coding sequence ATGACGACGACCCGTGAGGCACCGGCACCTGGCGTGATCCGCAGCCTGATCCCGGCGCGGATCGACCGGTTGCCCTGGTCCCCGTTCCACACCCGGATGGTGATCGCCCTCGGCGTCGCCTGGATCCTGGACGGCCTGGAGATCACCGTCGCCAGTGCGGTGGTCGACAAGCTGACCGAGGCGGACACGCTCCACCTGTCCACCGGCCAGGCGGGCTTCATCGCGACGATCTACCTGATCGGTGAGGTCGTCGGGGCCCTGTTCTTCGGGCAGTTGTCCGACAAGCTGGGCCGCAAGAAGCTGTTCGTGATCACGCTGGCCGTCTACCTGGTCGGCAGCGGCCTCACCGCCCTGACCATCGGCAACGGGGTCGGCTGGATCGTCTTCCTCTACGCCACCCGCTTCATCAGCGGCATGGGCATCGGTGGCGAGTACGCGGCGATCAACTCGGCCATCGACGAGCTGATCCCCGCGCGCTACCGCGGCCGCGTCGACATCGCGGTCAACGGCACCTACTGGGCCGGCGCCATCCTCGGGACGCTCGGCACCTTCATCTTCCTGAACGTCATGAGCCCGAGCGTCGGCTGGCGGCTCGCGTTCCTGCTGGGCCCGGTGCTGGGTCTGGTGATCATCTTCGTCCGCCGGCACCTGCCGGAGAGCCCGCGGTGGCAGGTCATGCACGGCCACGCCGAGGAGGCCGAGCGCAGCATCAGCTACATCGAGCACGAGGTCGAGCAGGGCGGGCGGCAGCTGGAGCGCGTGCCGGACGACAAGGCGATCGATCTGGTGCCTGCGGAGAAGATCGGCTACTTCGCGCTCGCGCGGGTGCTGTTCAAGGAGTTCCCGAGCCGGTCGATCTACGGCGCGACGCTGATGATCACCCAGTCGTTCCTGTACAACGCGATCTTCTTCACCTACACGCTGGTGCTGGGCAACTTCTACGGCGTCGACTCGAACAAGGCGCCGCTGTTCCTCATCGCCTTCGCGGTCGGCAACCTGGCCGGACCGCTGACCCTCGGGCACCTGTTCGACACCATCGGGCGCAAGAAGATGATCGCCGGGACGTACATCATCTCCGGTGCTCTCCTCGCCCTGACCGCGTTCCTGTTCCGGGCCGACGTGCTCAACGCGACGACCCAGACGATCGCGTGGTGCGTGATCTTCTACTTCGCCTCGGCCGGCGCCAGCTCCGCCTACCTGACCGTGAGCGAGATCTTCCCGCAGGAGGTGCGTGCGAAGGCGATCGCCGTCTTCTTCGCCATCGCCCAGTGCTTCGGTGCTCTGGGCCCGTGGCTGTACGGCCACCTGATCGGTGACGGCACCGACCGCATCCCGCTGTTCTACGGCTACCTGCTCGGTGCCGGCGTGATGGTCCTCGGTGGTCTGGTCGCCGCGTTCATCGGCGTCTCGGCGGAGGGCAAGTCCCTGGAGGACGTCGCCACGCCGTTCGCCGCTCGCCGCGGCAGCACGCGGGCCGAGGGGGCTGCCTCGCCGCGCTACCAGAGCTGA
- a CDS encoding FAD binding domain-containing protein, translating to MDFLQPTTWGEALEARAEHPDALPIAGGTDVMVELNFDRRRPGALLDLGRVPELREWSADDGVVRLGAGVTYARVITELGVELPGLAMASRTVGSPQIRMRGTVGGNLGAASPAGDSHPPLLAADAVVEVASAARGTRQVPAAEFYTGVKRNALEPDELIAAVLVPAASGPQQFSKIGTRNAMVIAVTAFAVALHPDRRAVGTGIGSAAPTPRRATEAEAFLAGELDAAGLWDSRGELPDSLARAFGDRVAAASAPIDDVRGSAAYRRHALSVMGRRAATWAWDEYRRAA from the coding sequence GTGGACTTCCTGCAACCGACGACGTGGGGCGAGGCCCTGGAGGCGCGGGCCGAGCACCCGGACGCGCTGCCCATCGCCGGTGGCACCGACGTGATGGTCGAGCTGAACTTCGACCGCCGGCGACCGGGAGCCCTGCTCGACCTCGGCCGGGTGCCGGAGCTGCGGGAGTGGTCGGCGGACGACGGTGTGGTCCGGTTGGGCGCCGGCGTGACCTACGCGAGGGTGATCACCGAGCTGGGGGTGGAGCTGCCCGGGCTGGCGATGGCCTCGCGCACGGTCGGCTCGCCGCAGATCCGGATGCGCGGCACGGTCGGCGGCAACCTGGGCGCCGCCTCGCCCGCGGGTGACTCGCACCCGCCGCTGCTGGCCGCCGACGCCGTCGTCGAGGTCGCCTCGGCCGCGCGCGGCACTCGGCAGGTGCCGGCCGCGGAGTTCTACACCGGCGTCAAGCGCAACGCCCTGGAGCCCGACGAGCTGATCGCGGCGGTCCTCGTGCCGGCCGCCTCGGGCCCGCAGCAGTTCTCCAAGATCGGCACGCGCAACGCCATGGTCATCGCGGTGACCGCGTTCGCCGTGGCGCTGCACCCCGACCGGCGCGCGGTCGGCACCGGCATCGGCTCGGCCGCGCCGACGCCGCGGCGGGCGACCGAGGCCGAGGCGTTCCTCGCCGGCGAGCTCGACGCCGCCGGTCTGTGGGACTCCCGCGGGGAGCTGCCGGACTCCCTGGCGCGGGCCTTCGGCGACCGGGTCGCCGCGGCGTCCGCGCCGATCGACGACGTCCGCGGCAGCGCCGCCTACCGCCGGCACGCGCTGTCGGTGATGGGCCGCCGCGCCGCGACCTGGGCCTGGGACGAGTACCGGAGGGCAGCCTGA
- a CDS encoding (2Fe-2S)-binding protein, whose protein sequence is MRVTTTVNGTEQSVDDVWPGESLLFLLRERLGLPGSKNACEQGECGSCTVYLDGEPVCSCLVAAGQAIGRDVVTVEGLAGGQALHPVQEAFVEAGAVQCGFCTPGLVVAAHDLLARVPSPSDLEIREALAGNLCRCTGYEKILDAVRLAATKQVQP, encoded by the coding sequence ATGCGCGTCACCACCACAGTCAACGGCACCGAGCAGTCGGTCGACGACGTCTGGCCCGGCGAGAGCCTGCTGTTCCTGCTGCGCGAGCGGCTGGGCCTGCCCGGGTCGAAGAACGCCTGCGAGCAGGGCGAGTGCGGCTCGTGCACCGTCTACCTCGACGGCGAGCCGGTGTGCTCGTGCCTGGTCGCGGCCGGGCAGGCGATCGGCCGCGACGTCGTCACCGTCGAGGGGCTGGCGGGCGGGCAGGCGTTGCACCCGGTGCAGGAGGCCTTCGTCGAGGCCGGCGCCGTCCAGTGCGGCTTCTGCACCCCGGGGCTGGTCGTCGCCGCGCACGACCTGCTGGCGCGGGTGCCCTCGCCGTCCGACCTCGAGATCCGCGAGGCGCTGGCCGGCAACCTCTGCCGCTGCACCGGCTACGAGAAGATCCTCGACGCCGTCCGGCTGGCCGCGACCAAGCAGGTGCAGCCATGA
- the pucD gene encoding xanthine dehydrogenase subunit D: MSETTTTRPAPPTTVTGRIGDGRVGDSPLRPDGTLKVTGEFAYASDLWHDDMVWGITLRSPHPHARIRGIDLTEALQVPGVFAVLTADDVPGENAYGLEHADSPVLAADVVRYEGEPVALVAADHPETARRAARRIRVDYEPLPAVTDPRRALDDDAPLVNPGGNLVRHLKLRRGDPAATAPVVVSLDFEVGMQDQAFLGPESGLAVPAEDGGVDLFVATQWLHVDQRQMCLALGMPPDKVRLTLAGVGGAFGGREDLSVHIHACLLALRTGKPVKMVYGREESFYGHVHRHPAWLHYEFGAEDDGTLVYAKADILLDGGAYASSTPAVVGNAGTLGMGPYRIPNVSVDAVGVYTNNPPCGAMRGFGCVQAAFAHEALMDELASVLEMDPVELRARNGMQEGDLNITGQVIDSAAPVAELIWKVRDMPLPPEPSGERDLLTLPGAVGNTTHGEGVRRGIGYSVTYKNVGFSEGFDDYSTARVRLQMTAGEAVATVHTAAAEVGQGLITIHAQIARTELGVDRVVVIPADTQVGSAGSTSASRQTYVTGGAVKAACEAVRDRVLQRAAVALGRPAASLRLDGEKIVGASGEVLSGLADVLGDDAVEETVEWRHRPTHAIDPETGQGDAHVQFAFSAHRAVVDVDTELGLVKVVALDTAQDVGKALNPDAVVGQIQGGSAQGMGLALMEEVVVVDGHVRNPSFTDYLIPTILDIPPMQIEVLEYADPHAPYGVRGVGEPPTISSGPAVAAAVRAATGRQLRRVPIRPEHITGT; encoded by the coding sequence ATGAGCGAGACGACGACGACGCGCCCCGCGCCGCCGACCACCGTGACCGGCCGGATCGGGGACGGGCGGGTGGGGGATAGCCCATTGCGGCCCGACGGCACGCTCAAGGTCACCGGCGAGTTCGCCTACGCCAGCGACCTGTGGCACGACGACATGGTCTGGGGCATCACGCTGCGCAGCCCGCACCCGCACGCGCGGATCAGGGGCATCGACCTCACCGAGGCGCTGCAGGTGCCGGGGGTGTTCGCCGTCCTGACGGCGGACGACGTCCCGGGCGAGAACGCCTACGGGCTGGAGCACGCCGACTCACCGGTGCTGGCCGCCGACGTGGTGCGCTACGAGGGCGAACCGGTGGCGCTGGTCGCCGCCGACCACCCGGAGACCGCCCGCCGGGCGGCCCGCCGGATCCGGGTCGACTACGAGCCGCTGCCCGCCGTCACCGACCCCCGCCGGGCCCTGGACGACGACGCGCCGCTGGTCAACCCGGGCGGCAACCTGGTGCGCCACCTGAAGCTGCGCCGCGGCGACCCGGCCGCCACCGCGCCGGTCGTGGTCTCCCTCGACTTCGAGGTCGGCATGCAGGACCAGGCGTTCCTCGGGCCGGAGTCCGGGCTCGCGGTGCCGGCCGAGGACGGCGGCGTCGACCTGTTCGTGGCCACCCAGTGGCTGCACGTCGACCAGCGGCAGATGTGCCTGGCGCTGGGCATGCCGCCGGACAAGGTGCGGCTGACGCTGGCCGGTGTCGGCGGCGCGTTCGGCGGCCGCGAGGACCTGTCGGTGCACATCCACGCCTGCCTGCTGGCGCTGCGCACCGGCAAGCCCGTGAAGATGGTCTACGGCCGGGAGGAGTCCTTCTACGGCCACGTGCACCGGCACCCGGCCTGGCTGCACTACGAGTTCGGCGCCGAGGACGACGGCACGCTGGTCTACGCCAAGGCCGACATCCTGCTCGACGGCGGCGCCTACGCCTCCTCGACGCCGGCCGTGGTCGGCAACGCCGGCACCCTGGGCATGGGGCCGTACCGCATCCCGAACGTGTCGGTCGACGCGGTCGGCGTCTACACGAACAACCCCCCGTGCGGCGCGATGCGCGGGTTCGGCTGCGTGCAGGCGGCGTTCGCGCACGAGGCGCTGATGGACGAGCTGGCGTCGGTGCTGGAGATGGACCCGGTGGAGCTCCGGGCCCGCAACGGCATGCAGGAGGGCGACCTCAACATCACCGGGCAGGTCATCGACTCGGCCGCACCGGTGGCCGAGCTGATCTGGAAGGTGCGGGATATGCCGCTGCCGCCGGAGCCCTCCGGCGAACGGGACCTCCTGACCCTCCCGGGCGCGGTCGGCAACACCACGCACGGCGAGGGCGTGCGACGGGGGATCGGCTACTCGGTCACCTACAAGAACGTCGGCTTCTCCGAGGGCTTCGACGACTACTCGACCGCGCGCGTGCGGCTGCAGATGACCGCCGGCGAGGCGGTGGCCACGGTGCACACCGCGGCGGCCGAGGTCGGCCAGGGGCTGATCACGATCCACGCCCAGATCGCCCGCACCGAGCTCGGCGTCGACCGGGTGGTCGTCATCCCGGCCGACACCCAGGTCGGATCGGCGGGGTCGACGTCGGCGTCCCGGCAGACGTACGTCACCGGCGGTGCGGTGAAGGCCGCGTGCGAGGCGGTGCGCGACCGGGTGCTGCAGCGGGCGGCGGTCGCGCTCGGCCGGCCGGCCGCGTCGCTGCGGCTGGACGGCGAGAAGATCGTGGGCGCCTCCGGCGAGGTGCTCAGCGGGCTCGCCGACGTCCTCGGGGACGACGCTGTCGAGGAGACCGTGGAGTGGCGGCACCGACCCACGCACGCCATCGACCCGGAGACCGGCCAGGGCGACGCGCACGTGCAGTTCGCGTTCTCCGCCCACCGGGCCGTGGTCGACGTCGACACCGAGCTGGGGCTGGTCAAGGTCGTCGCGCTGGACACCGCGCAGGACGTCGGCAAGGCGCTCAACCCCGACGCCGTCGTCGGCCAGATCCAGGGCGGCAGCGCGCAGGGCATGGGCCTGGCGCTGATGGAGGAGGTCGTCGTCGTCGACGGGCACGTGCGCAACCCGTCGTTCACCGACTACCTGATCCCGACGATCCTCGACATCCCGCCGATGCAGATCGAGGTGCTCGAGTACGCCGACCCGCACGCGCCCTACGGCGTCCGCGGGGTGGGGGAGCCGCCGACGATCTCGTCGGGTCCGGCGGTGGCCGCGGCGGTGCGAGCGGCGACGGGCAGGCAGCTGCGCCGGGTGCCGATCCGCCCGGAGCACATCACGGGTACCTGA
- a CDS encoding GYD domain-containing protein produces the protein MPRFVIFFAYTGETWGRMVDQPGDRTAAVRASAEAVGARLEALYWMLGEADGMVILEAPDAQTAAAVTLTSASTGAVRSLGTHQLFDQDELQTVLGKVRDGRAVFRAPGT, from the coding sequence ATGCCGAGGTTCGTCATCTTCTTCGCCTACACCGGCGAGACCTGGGGCCGGATGGTCGACCAGCCGGGCGACCGCACCGCCGCGGTGCGCGCATCGGCGGAGGCCGTCGGCGCCCGGCTCGAGGCCCTGTACTGGATGCTCGGCGAGGCCGACGGCATGGTGATCCTGGAGGCGCCGGACGCCCAGACCGCGGCCGCGGTGACGCTCACCTCGGCCAGCACCGGCGCCGTCCGCAGCCTGGGCACCCACCAGCTCTTCGACCAGGACGAGCTGCAGACCGTCCTCGGCAAGGTGCGGGACGGCCGCGCCGTCTTCCGAGCCCCGGGGACCTGA
- a CDS encoding s-methyl-5-thioribose-1-phosphate isomerase, producing MSTPEVPVPTLVGQSVVVEPDAVRILDRRVFPFERTWVTCRSVEDVAKAIEDMVTQSLGPPFAAAGGMVLAARSGGLDAVREAARRLVATRPTNNGIRDVVASLLEVAEAGGDVERAAAELAERYRAGFRALGEHAAPLIPDGATVLTHCWADAYLTETVAAVLRAGKRIQAICTETRPYLQGARLTAESLAEMGVPTRLITDGMAAHLMSRGEVTTFVTGADRVTMDGAVVNKIGTLQLAVAAQAFGVPFVALVQAPDRQAATADDVELENRDGDEVLHCLGRRTASSRVTGVYPAFDVTPPRFVSVVVTDRGRFAPADVGSYFS from the coding sequence GTGAGCACGCCGGAGGTGCCCGTCCCGACACTGGTCGGGCAGAGCGTGGTGGTGGAGCCGGACGCCGTCCGGATCCTCGACCGCCGCGTGTTCCCCTTCGAGCGCACCTGGGTGACCTGCCGCAGCGTCGAGGACGTCGCGAAGGCGATCGAGGACATGGTCACGCAGAGCCTCGGCCCGCCGTTCGCGGCCGCGGGCGGGATGGTGCTCGCGGCGCGCAGCGGGGGACTCGACGCGGTGCGGGAGGCAGCACGGAGGCTGGTCGCCACCCGGCCGACCAACAACGGCATCCGGGACGTCGTCGCGTCGCTGCTGGAGGTCGCGGAGGCGGGCGGGGACGTCGAGCGGGCGGCCGCCGAGCTGGCCGAGCGGTACCGGGCCGGCTTCCGGGCGCTGGGGGAGCACGCGGCGCCGCTGATCCCGGACGGCGCCACGGTGCTCACCCACTGCTGGGCCGACGCGTACCTGACCGAGACGGTCGCCGCGGTGCTCCGCGCGGGCAAGCGGATCCAGGCGATCTGCACCGAGACCCGCCCCTACCTGCAGGGCGCCCGGCTGACCGCGGAGAGCCTGGCCGAGATGGGCGTGCCGACCCGGCTGATCACCGACGGCATGGCCGCGCACCTGATGAGCCGCGGCGAGGTCACCACGTTCGTCACCGGGGCCGACCGCGTGACCATGGACGGCGCCGTCGTCAACAAGATCGGCACCCTGCAACTCGCCGTCGCGGCACAGGCGTTCGGGGTGCCGTTCGTCGCGCTCGTGCAGGCGCCCGACCGGCAGGCGGCCACCGCGGACGACGTCGAGCTCGAGAACCGGGACGGCGACGAGGTGCTGCACTGCCTCGGCCGGCGCACCGCGTCGTCCCGGGTCACCGGCGTCTACCCCGCCTTCGACGTCACCCCGCCGCGGTTCGTCAGCGTCGTCGTCACCGACCGCGGGCGGTTCGCGCCGGCCGACGTGGGCTCGTACTTCTCGTGA